A DNA window from Linepithema humile isolate Giens D197 chromosome 6, Lhum_UNIL_v1.0, whole genome shotgun sequence contains the following coding sequences:
- the l(1)G0196 gene encoding inositol hexakisphosphate and diphosphoinositol-pentakisphosphate kinase 2 isoform X3, which translates to MSYTELEHGYQGLKNASRPMFYIGDINTVQSSIIPSIYRSKRAGIYLIIRQIIRARMPELPEGCTQDDAYSGSDAEGEGKQVLVGICAMAKKSQSKPMKEILTRLEEFEYIKIVVFPEEVILKESVENWPIVDCLISFHSKGFPLDKAINYANLRNPFIINNLPMQYDIQDRRRVYAILESEGIEIPRYAVLDRDSLDPKQHELVESEDHVEVNGITFNKPFVEKPVSAEDHNIYIYYPTSAGGGSQRLFRKIGSRSSVYSPESRVRKSGSYIYEDFMPTDGTDVKVYTVGPDYAHAEARKSPALDGKVERDSEGKEIRYPVILNNAEKLISRKVCLAFKQTVCGFDLLRANGQSFVCDVNGFSFVKNSNKYYDDCAKILGNMILRELAPTLHIPWSVPFQLDDPPIVPTTFGKMMELRCVVAVIRHGDRTPKQKMKVEVRHPKFFEIFSKYDGYKHGHVKLKRPKQLQEILDTARSLLAEIQHRAAGPELEEKQGKLEQLKSVLEMYGHFSGINRKVQLKYQPRGRPRGSSSDDGSDLNRLGEPSLVLILKWGGELTPAGRIQAEELGRIFRCMYPGGQEEETEMLPSHGEYAGAQGLGLLRLHSTFRHDLKIYASDEGRVQMTAAAFAKGLLALEGELTPILVQMVKSANTNGLLDNDCDSSKYQNMVKTRLHELLQQDREFTREDREQINPGNALSINAALDFVKNPVRCCQHVHSLIQKLLDIVRIKKEDPKTKDTILYHGETWELMGRRWGKIEKDFCTKNKRFDISKIPDIYDCIKYDLQHNNHTLQFEHAEELYTYAKSLADIVIPQEYGLTVQEKLTIGQGICTPLLKKIRADLQRNIEESEETVNRLNPRYSHGVSSPGRHVRTRLYFTSESHVHSLLTVLRYGGLLDVVKDEQWRRAMEYVSMVSELNYMSQIVVMLYEDPTKDPSSEERFHVELHFSPGVNCCVQKNLPPGPGFRPHSRNESSHNMGESGGSGQDTSSQCSTRIEEEDAELGIMEDEIVNPAAQADTPPPLVESDAVDSMLDSPTTSRAIDMMDLDPNMMDEPYDSGFLQSSAPIPISARTVAGHEAARLSSQLAASQRQRRSRETGGTIVEPRARSYDHQRQEKSEKAADKLQYQSLDAVNKEAAEPTPRKCRDDRRMCTCPRKPVALSQSYSSPELPVSSNESFASTCTARDGRQPSPAAITSSSLHVSSSSSGSRTVTEYRWRPCHDRKYERSFSEVTLLRPVQICDTRPRIIQPDPACTARRHRHSISGQMSYFKLLGYNVSKKLTGSANSLFSTAVISGSSSAPNLKDMVPPHASAVAAIEGFGGVPPIRPLETLHNALSLRQLDSFLDMMTTAPLYRTPASSPPKSSPAGSTHESLNPSLGHAGISREYHSSDTEAVRYRKKLHKARPYIMPTPIQYKPLGEAEACDTRNLPSPTSPNSTGWSSEPQSFLSSEPSSPAPTSTGECSMSISLISNDGAQLFNTARKYSPTPCLDVDFNEFCMRLDENRESRGSVSYTDYYSNEDGQIRKLAQLPQVIQSGAGSAQTKLVCGDDLPCDNIDDDEDHTLTLKQSEEQKKQDVKSIFEQRDDVNPAKLSSSYKKIGRFRVESTDVSRGDVRFKETDNNASDRAKPPTPQKSDASTGKSTAEKARKDFKKGGSPHTSQKRKNFSRSQSVTTPKPVAPKVEQNFSYSRQSSFSTMSDADLEDWKLSTLDSTASHSPSQQKEPILTVASSLTDSSNITVGFDVKEEETK; encoded by the exons ATGTCTTACACTGAGTTGGAACACGGTTATCAG GGTCTCAAAAATGCAAGCAGACCAATGTTCTACATAGGAGATATAAATACGGTGCAATCGTCTATTATTCCTTCAATCTATCGTTCGAAAAGA GCAGGGATTTATCTCATTATAAGACAAATTATTCGAGCACGAATG CCTGAATTGCCAGAAGGTTGCACCCAAGATGATGCTTACAGCGGTAGCGATGCGGAAGGAGAAGGAAAGCAAGTCCTGGTCGGGATATGCGCAATGGCGAAGAAATCGCAGAGTAAGCCGATGAAAGAGATTTTAACGAGGCTCGAGGAATTCGAGTATATCAAAATTGTTGTGTTTCCGGAAGAAGTGATATTGAAg GAGTCTGTTGAAAATTGGCCTATAGTCGATTGCTTGATAAGTTTCCACAGTAAAGGCTTCCCTCTTGATAAAGCTATAAATTACGCGAACTTACGTAATCCGTTTATCATTAACAATCTTCCGATGCAGTATGACATCCAG GACCGGCGAAGAGTTTACGCCATACTGGAGAGCGAGGGTATCGAAATTCCACGGTATGCCGTACTTGACAGAGATTCACTGGACCCAAAAC AGCACGAACTGGTGGAATCGGAGGATCACGTGGAGGTGAACGGTATTACTTTCAACAAGCCATTCGTGGAGAAACCAGTATCGGCTGAAGATCacaacatttacatttattatccTACCTCGGCTGGAGGCGGTAGTCAGAGATTATTTAGAAAg ATAGGTAGTCGTAGTAGCGTATATTCGCCGGAATCTCGCGTCCGCAAGAGTGGTTCTTATATCTACGAAGATTTTATGCCCACCGATGGCACCGACGTTAAAGTTTACACCGTGGGACCTGATTACGCACACGCCGAAGCGAGAAAGAGCCCGGCACTCGACGGCAAAGTCGAGAGAGACTCAGAGGGCAAGGAGATACGTTATCCGGTGATACTGAACAATGCCGAGAAACTTATTAGCAGAAAAGTGTGTTTGGCTTTCAAGCAAACGGTGTGCGGTTTCGATTTGCTGAG agcGAACGGTCAGTCGTTCGTGTGCGACGTGAATGGATTTAGTTTTGTAAAAAACTCGAATAAGTATTACGATGACTGTGCCAAGATTTTGGGGAATATGATACTGAGGGAATTGGCACCCACATTACACATTCCGTGGAGCGTTCCCTTTCAGTTGGACGATCCTCCCATTGTGCCAACTACATTTGGCAAAAT gATGGAGCTGCGCTGCGTTGTGGCGGTTATCAGACACGGCGACAGAACGCCAAAGCAGAAAATGAAGGTGGAAGTGCGTCATCCCAA atttttcgagatattctCAAAGTACGACGGCTACAAGCACGGCCATGTGAAACTGAAGCGACCCAAGCAACTGCAAGAGATTCTCGATACAGCACGTAGTTTATTAGCCGAGATACAGCATCGCGCAGCGGGACCCGAGTTGGAAGAAAAGCAGGGAAAGCTGGAGCAGCTGAAGAGTGTTTTGGAAAT GTACGGACATTTTTCTGGAATAAATCGCAAGGTGCAGTTGAAGTATCAACCGCGGGGGCGACCGCGAGGAAGTTCTTCCGACGACGGTAGCGATCTTA aTCGACTTGGGGAACCATCTCTCGTCCTGATACTGAAGTGGGGCGGGGAATTGACGCCAGCTGGACGTATTCAAGCGGAAGAACTGGGACGCATATTCCGCTGCATGTACCCCGGTGGTCAAG AGGAAGAAACAGAGATGTTACCAAGCCACG GTGAATACGCAGGTGCGCAAGGACTGGGTTTGTTACGTCTGCATTCCACATTTCGCCATGATTTGAAGATCTATGCTAGCGACGAGGGGCGCGTTCAGATGACCGCGGCGGCCTTCGCGAAAGGATTACTCGCGCTGGAGGGCGAGCTGACGCCTATTCTGGTGCAAATGGTGAAAAGTGCGAACACCAACGGCCTTCTGGACAACGACTGCGACAGCAGCAAGTATCAGAACAT GGTGAAAACACGTCTGCACGAGTTGCTACAACAGGACAGGGAGTTCACTCGCGAGGATCGGGAACAAATCAATCCAGGAAACGCATTGAGCATCAATGCGGCTTTAGACTTCGTCAAGAATCCGGTCCGGTGCTGCCAGCACGTTCACAGTCTCATCCAGAAACTTCTGGACATCGTGCGCATTAAGAAAGAAGATCCGAAGACGAAGGACACGATACTTTACCACGGCGAAACGTGGGAGCTAATGGGACGCCGCTGGGGGAAGATAGAGAAGGATTTCTGCACGAAGAACAAGCGCTTCGACATCTCGAAAATTCCCGACATTTACGATTGCATAAAGTATGACTTGCAGCACAATAATCATACGTTGCAATTTGAACACGCGGAAGAATTGTACACGTATGCTAAATCTTTGGCGGATATAGTAATTCCTcag GAATATGGTTTAACGGTTCAAGAGAAATTAACTATCGGGCAAGGTATTTGCACACCTTTGCTAAAGAAGATACGAGCTGATCTGCAACGAAATATCGAGGAATCTGAAGAGACCGTTAACAGGCTTAATCCTAG GTATTCCCACGGTGTTTCGAGCCCTGGGCGCCATGTGCGTACGAGATTATATTTCACAAGTGAGAGCCACGTACATTCCTTGCTTACTGTGTTGCGTTATGGCGGCTTACTTGAT GTGGTGAAAGACGAGCAGTGGCGACGCGCGATGGAATACGTCAGTATGGTCTCCGAGTTGAATTACATGTCGCAAATCGTCGTTATGCTGTACGAGGACCCGACCAAGGATCCAAGCAGCGAGGAACGTTTCCACGTCGAGTTACACTTCAGTCCCGGCGTCAACTGCTGCGTGCAAAAGAATCTGCCGCCTGGCCCCGGATTCAGGCCACATTCGCGGAATGAGAGCAGCCATAACATG GGGGAGAGTGGTGGTTCTGGTCAGGATACCAGTTCGCAATGCAGCACTCGGATAGAAGAGGAAGATGCGGAATTGGGAATTATGGAGGATGAAATTGTAAATCCCGCGGCACAAGCT gacACACCTCCACCATTAGTTGAATCCGACGCCGTGGACTCAATGCTGGACAGTCCGACGACCAGTCGCGCAATTGACATGATGGATCTGGATCCGAATATGATGGACGAACCATATGACAGCGGATTTTTACAGAGCTCAGCGCCGATTCCTATTAG TGCTAGAACCGTGGCTGGACACGAAGCCGCCAGGCTCAGCAGTCAATTGGCAGCGAGTCAACGGCAACGGCGAAGCAGAGAGACGGGTGGAACCATCGTGgaaccgcgcgcgcgaagcTACGATCATCAGCGGCAAGAAAAGTCCGAGAAAG CTGCGGACAAGCTGCAGTATCAGAGCTTGGACGCGGTCAACAAAGAAG CTGCGGAGCCGACTCCGAGGAAATGCCGTGACGACCGGCGGATGTGCACGTGTCCGAGAAAACCGGTGGCGCTATCGCAATCGTACAGCTCGCCGGAGCTGCCGGTTTCGTCGAACGAGAGCTTCGCTTCCACGTGCACTGCGCGCGACGGTAGACAGCCATCACCCGCGGCAATCACCTCTAGCTCGCTGCACGTTTCGTCGTCCTCTAGCGGCTCGCGGACTGTCACCGAGTACAGGTGGCGACCGTGCCACGACAGAAAGTACGAACGCTCGTTCTCCGAAGTGACCTTGCTCAGACCCGTCCAGATCTGCG ACACGCGACCTCGGATCATTCAACCTGATCCTGCCTGCACAGCAAGGCGCCACCGTCACAGTATCTCCGGACAGATGAGTTATTTCAAGCTGTTGGGCTACAATGTCAGCAAGAAGCTCACCGGCTCGGCCAACAGCCTGTTCAGCACTGCCGTAATAAGTGGCTCCTCGAGCGCGCCGAATCTCAAAGACATGGTGCCGCCGCACGCATCGGCGGTCGCCG CGATTGAAGGCTTTGGCGGGGTGCCGCCCATCAGACCCCTGGAGACCCTGCACAACGCGTTGTCGCTACGCCAGCTGGACTCGTTTCTGGATATGATGACCACCGCGCCGCTTTACCGCACTCCGGCCTCGTCGCCGCCCAAGTCGTCGCCGGCCGGGTCGACGCACGAGTCGCTCAATCCGTCCCTCGGCCACGCCGGGATCAGTCGCGAGTACCACTCTTCCGACACGGAAGCTGTCAGGTACCGTAAGAAATTACATAAAGCACGCCC GTACATCATGCCGACTCCGATACAGTACAAGCCTCTAGGCGAAGCGGAAGCATGTGACACCAGGAATCTGCCGTCGCCCACCAGTCCGAACA GCACAGGATGGAGCAGCGAGCCGCAGTCCTTCCTGTCTTCCGAGCCGTCGTCACCGGCGCCAACGTCGACGGGCGAATGCAGTATGTCTATAAGTTTAATCAGCAACGATGG TGCTCAACTGTTTAACACCGCGCGGAAATACTCCCCGACTCCTTGCCTGGACGTCGATTTTAACGAATTTTGTATGCGTCTCGATGAGAACCGCGAGAGTCGCGGCAGTGTTTCATATACGGATTATTACAGCAACGAGGATGGTCAGATACGTAAATTGGCGCAATTGCCGCAAGTGATACAGTCAGGTGCCGGTAGCGCGCAGACGAAGCTCGTGTGCGGCGACGATCTTCCGTGCGACAAtatcgacgacgacgaggatcACACGTTGACTCTGAAGCAGAGCGAGGAGCAAAAGAAGCAGGACGTTAAATCGATATTCGAGCAGAGGGACGACGTTAATCCCGCGAAACTCAGCAGCAGCTACAAGAAGATCGGACG TTTTCGTGTGGAAAGTACGGATGTATCGCGTGGCGATGTCAGATTCAAAGAGACCGACAACAACGCTTCCGACAGAGCGAAACCGCCCACGCCTCAGAAATCCGACGCTTCCACCGGGAAGTCCACCGCGGAAAAGGCGAGGAAGGACTTCAAAAAGGGCGGCAGTCCGCACACGTCTCAGAAGCGGAAGAATTTCTCGCGCTCGCAGAGCGTCACGACTCCCAAACCCGTCGCACCGAAAGTCGAGCAGAATTTCAGTTATTCGAGGCAGAGCTCATTTTCGACCATGTCTGATGCGGATCTGGAGGATTGGAAATTGAGCACACTGGATTCAACCGCGTCGCATTCGCCGAGCCAGCAAAAGGAACCTATATTAACTGTGGCCAGCAGTCTTACGGATAGCTCTAACATCACAGTCGGCTTCGATGTTAAAGAGgaggaaacaaaataa
- the l(1)G0196 gene encoding inositol hexakisphosphate and diphosphoinositol-pentakisphosphate kinase 2 isoform X4: MSYTELEHGYQGLKNASRPMFYIGDINTVQSSIIPSIYRSKRAGIYLIIRQIIRARMPELPEGCTQDDAYSGSDAEGEGKQVLVGICAMAKKSQSKPMKEILTRLEEFEYIKIVVFPEEVILKESVENWPIVDCLISFHSKGFPLDKAINYANLRNPFIINNLPMQYDIQDRRRVYAILESEGIEIPRYAVLDRDSLDPKQHELVESEDHVEVNGITFNKPFVEKPVSAEDHNIYIYYPTSAGGGSQRLFRKIGSRSSVYSPESRVRKSGSYIYEDFMPTDGTDVKVYTVGPDYAHAEARKSPALDGKVERDSEGKEIRYPVILNNAEKLISRKVCLAFKQTVCGFDLLRANGQSFVCDVNGFSFVKNSNKYYDDCAKILGNMILRELAPTLHIPWSVPFQLDDPPIVPTTFGKMMELRCVVAVIRHGDRTPKQKMKVEVRHPKFFEIFSKYDGYKHGHVKLKRPKQLQEILDTARSLLAEIQHRAAGPELEEKQGKLEQLKSVLEMYGHFSGINRKVQLKYQPRGRPRGSSSDDGSDLNRLGEPSLVLILKWGGELTPAGRIQAEELGRIFRCMYPGGQGRHLSGEYAGAQGLGLLRLHSTFRHDLKIYASDEGRVQMTAAAFAKGLLALEGELTPILVQMVKSANTNGLLDNDCDSSKYQNMVKTRLHELLQQDREFTREDREQINPGNALSINAALDFVKNPVRCCQHVHSLIQKLLDIVRIKKEDPKTKDTILYHGETWELMGRRWGKIEKDFCTKNKRFDISKIPDIYDCIKYDLQHNNHTLQFEHAEELYTYAKSLADIVIPQEYGLTVQEKLTIGQGICTPLLKKIRADLQRNIEESEETVNRLNPRYSHGVSSPGRHVRTRLYFTSESHVHSLLTVLRYGGLLDVVKDEQWRRAMEYVSMVSELNYMSQIVVMLYEDPTKDPSSEERFHVELHFSPGVNCCVQKNLPPGPGFRPHSRNESSHNMGESGGSGQDTSSQCSTRIEEEDAELGIMEDEIVNPAAQADTPPPLVESDAVDSMLDSPTTSRAIDMMDLDPNMMDEPYDSGFLQSSAPIPISARTVAGHEAARLSSQLAASQRQRRSRETGGTIVEPRARSYDHQRQEKSEKAADKLQYQSLDAVNKEAAEPTPRKCRDDRRMCTCPRKPVALSQSYSSPELPVSSNESFASTCTARDGRQPSPAAITSSSLHVSSSSSGSRTVTEYRWRPCHDRKYERSFSEVTLLRPVQICDTRPRIIQPDPACTARRHRHSISGQMSYFKLLGYNVSKKLTGSANSLFSTAVISGSSSAPNLKDMVPPHASAVAAIEGFGGVPPIRPLETLHNALSLRQLDSFLDMMTTAPLYRTPASSPPKSSPAGSTHESLNPSLGHAGISREYHSSDTEAVRYRKKLHKARPYIMPTPIQYKPLGEAEACDTRNLPSPTSPNSTGWSSEPQSFLSSEPSSPAPTSTGECSMSISLISNDGAQLFNTARKYSPTPCLDVDFNEFCMRLDENRESRGSVSYTDYYSNEDGQIRKLAQLPQVIQSGAGSAQTKLVCGDDLPCDNIDDDEDHTLTLKQSEEQKKQDVKSIFEQRDDVNPAKLSSSYKKIGRFRVESTDVSRGDVRFKETDNNASDRAKPPTPQKSDASTGKSTAEKARKDFKKGGSPHTSQKRKNFSRSQSVTTPKPVAPKVEQNFSYSRQSSFSTMSDADLEDWKLSTLDSTASHSPSQQKEPILTVASSLTDSSNITVGFDVKEEETK; the protein is encoded by the exons ATGTCTTACACTGAGTTGGAACACGGTTATCAG GGTCTCAAAAATGCAAGCAGACCAATGTTCTACATAGGAGATATAAATACGGTGCAATCGTCTATTATTCCTTCAATCTATCGTTCGAAAAGA GCAGGGATTTATCTCATTATAAGACAAATTATTCGAGCACGAATG CCTGAATTGCCAGAAGGTTGCACCCAAGATGATGCTTACAGCGGTAGCGATGCGGAAGGAGAAGGAAAGCAAGTCCTGGTCGGGATATGCGCAATGGCGAAGAAATCGCAGAGTAAGCCGATGAAAGAGATTTTAACGAGGCTCGAGGAATTCGAGTATATCAAAATTGTTGTGTTTCCGGAAGAAGTGATATTGAAg GAGTCTGTTGAAAATTGGCCTATAGTCGATTGCTTGATAAGTTTCCACAGTAAAGGCTTCCCTCTTGATAAAGCTATAAATTACGCGAACTTACGTAATCCGTTTATCATTAACAATCTTCCGATGCAGTATGACATCCAG GACCGGCGAAGAGTTTACGCCATACTGGAGAGCGAGGGTATCGAAATTCCACGGTATGCCGTACTTGACAGAGATTCACTGGACCCAAAAC AGCACGAACTGGTGGAATCGGAGGATCACGTGGAGGTGAACGGTATTACTTTCAACAAGCCATTCGTGGAGAAACCAGTATCGGCTGAAGATCacaacatttacatttattatccTACCTCGGCTGGAGGCGGTAGTCAGAGATTATTTAGAAAg ATAGGTAGTCGTAGTAGCGTATATTCGCCGGAATCTCGCGTCCGCAAGAGTGGTTCTTATATCTACGAAGATTTTATGCCCACCGATGGCACCGACGTTAAAGTTTACACCGTGGGACCTGATTACGCACACGCCGAAGCGAGAAAGAGCCCGGCACTCGACGGCAAAGTCGAGAGAGACTCAGAGGGCAAGGAGATACGTTATCCGGTGATACTGAACAATGCCGAGAAACTTATTAGCAGAAAAGTGTGTTTGGCTTTCAAGCAAACGGTGTGCGGTTTCGATTTGCTGAG agcGAACGGTCAGTCGTTCGTGTGCGACGTGAATGGATTTAGTTTTGTAAAAAACTCGAATAAGTATTACGATGACTGTGCCAAGATTTTGGGGAATATGATACTGAGGGAATTGGCACCCACATTACACATTCCGTGGAGCGTTCCCTTTCAGTTGGACGATCCTCCCATTGTGCCAACTACATTTGGCAAAAT gATGGAGCTGCGCTGCGTTGTGGCGGTTATCAGACACGGCGACAGAACGCCAAAGCAGAAAATGAAGGTGGAAGTGCGTCATCCCAA atttttcgagatattctCAAAGTACGACGGCTACAAGCACGGCCATGTGAAACTGAAGCGACCCAAGCAACTGCAAGAGATTCTCGATACAGCACGTAGTTTATTAGCCGAGATACAGCATCGCGCAGCGGGACCCGAGTTGGAAGAAAAGCAGGGAAAGCTGGAGCAGCTGAAGAGTGTTTTGGAAAT GTACGGACATTTTTCTGGAATAAATCGCAAGGTGCAGTTGAAGTATCAACCGCGGGGGCGACCGCGAGGAAGTTCTTCCGACGACGGTAGCGATCTTA aTCGACTTGGGGAACCATCTCTCGTCCTGATACTGAAGTGGGGCGGGGAATTGACGCCAGCTGGACGTATTCAAGCGGAAGAACTGGGACGCATATTCCGCTGCATGTACCCCGGTGGTCAAGGTAGACACCTTAGTG GTGAATACGCAGGTGCGCAAGGACTGGGTTTGTTACGTCTGCATTCCACATTTCGCCATGATTTGAAGATCTATGCTAGCGACGAGGGGCGCGTTCAGATGACCGCGGCGGCCTTCGCGAAAGGATTACTCGCGCTGGAGGGCGAGCTGACGCCTATTCTGGTGCAAATGGTGAAAAGTGCGAACACCAACGGCCTTCTGGACAACGACTGCGACAGCAGCAAGTATCAGAACAT GGTGAAAACACGTCTGCACGAGTTGCTACAACAGGACAGGGAGTTCACTCGCGAGGATCGGGAACAAATCAATCCAGGAAACGCATTGAGCATCAATGCGGCTTTAGACTTCGTCAAGAATCCGGTCCGGTGCTGCCAGCACGTTCACAGTCTCATCCAGAAACTTCTGGACATCGTGCGCATTAAGAAAGAAGATCCGAAGACGAAGGACACGATACTTTACCACGGCGAAACGTGGGAGCTAATGGGACGCCGCTGGGGGAAGATAGAGAAGGATTTCTGCACGAAGAACAAGCGCTTCGACATCTCGAAAATTCCCGACATTTACGATTGCATAAAGTATGACTTGCAGCACAATAATCATACGTTGCAATTTGAACACGCGGAAGAATTGTACACGTATGCTAAATCTTTGGCGGATATAGTAATTCCTcag GAATATGGTTTAACGGTTCAAGAGAAATTAACTATCGGGCAAGGTATTTGCACACCTTTGCTAAAGAAGATACGAGCTGATCTGCAACGAAATATCGAGGAATCTGAAGAGACCGTTAACAGGCTTAATCCTAG GTATTCCCACGGTGTTTCGAGCCCTGGGCGCCATGTGCGTACGAGATTATATTTCACAAGTGAGAGCCACGTACATTCCTTGCTTACTGTGTTGCGTTATGGCGGCTTACTTGAT GTGGTGAAAGACGAGCAGTGGCGACGCGCGATGGAATACGTCAGTATGGTCTCCGAGTTGAATTACATGTCGCAAATCGTCGTTATGCTGTACGAGGACCCGACCAAGGATCCAAGCAGCGAGGAACGTTTCCACGTCGAGTTACACTTCAGTCCCGGCGTCAACTGCTGCGTGCAAAAGAATCTGCCGCCTGGCCCCGGATTCAGGCCACATTCGCGGAATGAGAGCAGCCATAACATG GGGGAGAGTGGTGGTTCTGGTCAGGATACCAGTTCGCAATGCAGCACTCGGATAGAAGAGGAAGATGCGGAATTGGGAATTATGGAGGATGAAATTGTAAATCCCGCGGCACAAGCT gacACACCTCCACCATTAGTTGAATCCGACGCCGTGGACTCAATGCTGGACAGTCCGACGACCAGTCGCGCAATTGACATGATGGATCTGGATCCGAATATGATGGACGAACCATATGACAGCGGATTTTTACAGAGCTCAGCGCCGATTCCTATTAG TGCTAGAACCGTGGCTGGACACGAAGCCGCCAGGCTCAGCAGTCAATTGGCAGCGAGTCAACGGCAACGGCGAAGCAGAGAGACGGGTGGAACCATCGTGgaaccgcgcgcgcgaagcTACGATCATCAGCGGCAAGAAAAGTCCGAGAAAG CTGCGGACAAGCTGCAGTATCAGAGCTTGGACGCGGTCAACAAAGAAG CTGCGGAGCCGACTCCGAGGAAATGCCGTGACGACCGGCGGATGTGCACGTGTCCGAGAAAACCGGTGGCGCTATCGCAATCGTACAGCTCGCCGGAGCTGCCGGTTTCGTCGAACGAGAGCTTCGCTTCCACGTGCACTGCGCGCGACGGTAGACAGCCATCACCCGCGGCAATCACCTCTAGCTCGCTGCACGTTTCGTCGTCCTCTAGCGGCTCGCGGACTGTCACCGAGTACAGGTGGCGACCGTGCCACGACAGAAAGTACGAACGCTCGTTCTCCGAAGTGACCTTGCTCAGACCCGTCCAGATCTGCG ACACGCGACCTCGGATCATTCAACCTGATCCTGCCTGCACAGCAAGGCGCCACCGTCACAGTATCTCCGGACAGATGAGTTATTTCAAGCTGTTGGGCTACAATGTCAGCAAGAAGCTCACCGGCTCGGCCAACAGCCTGTTCAGCACTGCCGTAATAAGTGGCTCCTCGAGCGCGCCGAATCTCAAAGACATGGTGCCGCCGCACGCATCGGCGGTCGCCG CGATTGAAGGCTTTGGCGGGGTGCCGCCCATCAGACCCCTGGAGACCCTGCACAACGCGTTGTCGCTACGCCAGCTGGACTCGTTTCTGGATATGATGACCACCGCGCCGCTTTACCGCACTCCGGCCTCGTCGCCGCCCAAGTCGTCGCCGGCCGGGTCGACGCACGAGTCGCTCAATCCGTCCCTCGGCCACGCCGGGATCAGTCGCGAGTACCACTCTTCCGACACGGAAGCTGTCAGGTACCGTAAGAAATTACATAAAGCACGCCC GTACATCATGCCGACTCCGATACAGTACAAGCCTCTAGGCGAAGCGGAAGCATGTGACACCAGGAATCTGCCGTCGCCCACCAGTCCGAACA GCACAGGATGGAGCAGCGAGCCGCAGTCCTTCCTGTCTTCCGAGCCGTCGTCACCGGCGCCAACGTCGACGGGCGAATGCAGTATGTCTATAAGTTTAATCAGCAACGATGG TGCTCAACTGTTTAACACCGCGCGGAAATACTCCCCGACTCCTTGCCTGGACGTCGATTTTAACGAATTTTGTATGCGTCTCGATGAGAACCGCGAGAGTCGCGGCAGTGTTTCATATACGGATTATTACAGCAACGAGGATGGTCAGATACGTAAATTGGCGCAATTGCCGCAAGTGATACAGTCAGGTGCCGGTAGCGCGCAGACGAAGCTCGTGTGCGGCGACGATCTTCCGTGCGACAAtatcgacgacgacgaggatcACACGTTGACTCTGAAGCAGAGCGAGGAGCAAAAGAAGCAGGACGTTAAATCGATATTCGAGCAGAGGGACGACGTTAATCCCGCGAAACTCAGCAGCAGCTACAAGAAGATCGGACG TTTTCGTGTGGAAAGTACGGATGTATCGCGTGGCGATGTCAGATTCAAAGAGACCGACAACAACGCTTCCGACAGAGCGAAACCGCCCACGCCTCAGAAATCCGACGCTTCCACCGGGAAGTCCACCGCGGAAAAGGCGAGGAAGGACTTCAAAAAGGGCGGCAGTCCGCACACGTCTCAGAAGCGGAAGAATTTCTCGCGCTCGCAGAGCGTCACGACTCCCAAACCCGTCGCACCGAAAGTCGAGCAGAATTTCAGTTATTCGAGGCAGAGCTCATTTTCGACCATGTCTGATGCGGATCTGGAGGATTGGAAATTGAGCACACTGGATTCAACCGCGTCGCATTCGCCGAGCCAGCAAAAGGAACCTATATTAACTGTGGCCAGCAGTCTTACGGATAGCTCTAACATCACAGTCGGCTTCGATGTTAAAGAGgaggaaacaaaataa